A region from the Lysobacter antibioticus genome encodes:
- a CDS encoding response regulator transcription factor: MRVLLVEDDPHTAGFIAKGLREDGHAVDQAGNGKDGLFLATTEHYDALVLDRMLPGLDGLVVLQTLRGAGNRTPVLLLTALGEVDHRVEGLRAGADDYLVKPFAYAELSARLDSILRRGQAGGSEPTRLRVADLELDLLSREARRGDKRIELQPREFRLLEYLMRQAERVVTRTMLLEAVWDYHFDPQTNVIDVHISRLRQKIDQGHARPLLHTVRGAGYRLGA, from the coding sequence ATGCGCGTCCTGCTCGTCGAAGACGATCCCCACACCGCCGGCTTCATCGCCAAGGGCCTGCGCGAGGACGGCCATGCCGTCGACCAGGCCGGCAACGGCAAGGACGGCCTGTTCCTGGCCACCACCGAGCACTACGACGCGCTCGTGCTCGACCGGATGCTGCCCGGGCTCGACGGCCTGGTGGTGCTGCAGACCCTGCGCGGCGCCGGCAACCGTACGCCGGTGCTGTTGCTGACCGCACTCGGCGAAGTCGACCACCGCGTCGAAGGCCTGCGCGCCGGCGCCGACGACTACCTGGTCAAACCCTTCGCTTACGCAGAACTCAGCGCGCGCCTGGACAGCATCCTGCGGCGCGGCCAAGCCGGCGGCAGCGAACCGACCCGCTTGCGCGTGGCCGATCTCGAACTCGACCTGCTCAGCCGCGAGGCGCGTCGCGGCGACAAACGCATCGAGCTGCAGCCGCGCGAATTCCGCCTGCTCGAGTACCTGATGCGCCAGGCCGAGCGGGTGGTGACCCGGACCATGTTGCTGGAAGCGGTCTGGGACTATCACTTCGATCCGCAGACCAACGTCATCGACGTGCACATCAGCCGCCTGCGCCAGAAGATCGACCAGGGCCACGCGCGGCCGCTGCTGCACACCGTGCGCGGCGCCGGCTATCGGCTCGGCGCATGA
- a CDS encoding antibiotic biosynthesis monooxygenase family protein has protein sequence MICRIWHGRTHASQADAYAAFLQQRAVADYRSVPGNLQVQILRREEGEVTHFLTVTHWESEAAIRAFAGEHLLQAKYYDEDRDFLLEFEPLVQHYSVV, from the coding sequence ATGATCTGCCGCATCTGGCATGGCCGTACCCACGCCTCGCAAGCCGACGCCTACGCCGCCTTCCTGCAGCAGCGCGCGGTGGCGGATTACCGTTCGGTGCCCGGCAATCTGCAGGTACAGATTCTGCGACGGGAAGAGGGCGAGGTGACTCATTTCCTGACCGTCACCCATTGGGAATCGGAAGCCGCCATCCGCGCCTTCGCCGGCGAGCATCTGCTGCAGGCCAAGTATTACGACGAAGACCGGGATTTCCTGCTCGAATTCGAGCCGCTGGTGCAGCACTACAGCGTGGTGTGA